One Methanocaldococcus villosus KIN24-T80 genomic window carries:
- a CDS encoding tRNA (adenine-N1)-methyltransferase codes for MDYKLLVDERGKKYLLKKSVEKFCTDLGVVETKEIGKRLESHLGHKFYLVEPTLYDVLKRMKRTVTALLPKDIGFIIARGGIREGETIVEAGTGAGVLTMYLANAVGRGGKVISYDIKPEAIKVARKNLLRVGLIKKNQKILGLDEDFEDDIEVEDGLFNVILKFGDVREKIDEKNVDVIVLDMPDPWNVIENAKEVLNKKRGRIITYLPYIDQVKKTVSKLKEEGFWDIETYELMERMIEVSDKGVRPSTRMIGHTGYITFARAPLEE; via the coding sequence ATGGATTATAAATTATTAGTAGACGAAAGAGGGAAAAAATATCTATTAAAAAAAAGTGTTGAAAAATTTTGTACTGATTTGGGAGTGGTAGAAACTAAAGAAATTGGAAAAAGGCTGGAATCTCATTTAGGTCATAAGTTTTATTTAGTTGAGCCAACCCTTTATGATGTATTAAAAAGAATGAAAAGGACAGTAACAGCACTGCTGCCAAAAGATATTGGTTTTATTATTGCAAGAGGTGGGATTAGAGAAGGAGAAACTATAGTTGAAGCTGGAACAGGTGCAGGAGTTTTAACAATGTATTTGGCAAATGCTGTAGGAAGGGGGGGGAAAGTTATAAGTTATGATATAAAACCAGAAGCAATTAAAGTTGCTAGGAAAAACTTATTAAGAGTAGGTTTAATAAAGAAGAATCAAAAAATTTTAGGTTTAGATGAGGATTTTGAGGATGATATTGAAGTAGAAGATGGGCTTTTTAATGTAATTTTAAAATTTGGAGATGTTAGAGAAAAAATAGATGAAAAGAATGTGGATGTTATCGTTTTAGATATGCCCGATCCATGGAATGTTATTGAAAATGCTAAAGAGGTATTGAATAAAAAGAGAGGGAGGATAATAACATATCTTCCATATATAGATCAAGTGAAGAAGACAGTTAGTAAGTTAAAAGAGGAAGGATTTTGGGATATAGAGACTTATGAATTAATGGAAAGGATGATAGAAGTTTCAGACAAAGGTGTAAGGCCATCTACTAGAATGATTGGGCATACTGGATATATCACATTTGCAAGAGCTCCATTAGAGGAGTAG
- a CDS encoding CheF family chemotaxis protein produces MAKKELAKFQGKGILLNQYTIKSPVLKWEKLEITLYEDSLLFEFKDKKIEVELQYVEDVGAGLPRRAIEVAKTSLEDITYHSSITYKLPESDKTMIGFAPETSIYGRKPIENFLRKLFYALLNKKEVKVQYGAIKGGTVDPNVKWEDGYLVFAKVKSLLSPGEVLAVAVLEDGKPKVYNLFTNLESIRIKKKMVGEEEKDVLEIKQIKGNENITSYLYVEPRERLFILRYIENLTKYKNVVKDLLPKTEDELTSEFAAEEFSGERIKSELEKLTPQEQEILMALYTGISSLDLPNMLNMDVDEVERILDDLIEKGLVTLVRVRKEVELSEKGRAITNYIVSNF; encoded by the coding sequence ATGGCTAAAAAGGAATTAGCTAAATTTCAAGGTAAAGGAATATTATTAAACCAATACACCATAAAAAGTCCAGTATTAAAATGGGAAAAGTTAGAAATTACTTTATATGAAGACTCTCTGTTATTTGAATTTAAAGATAAAAAGATAGAGGTAGAATTACAGTATGTTGAAGATGTTGGAGCAGGATTACCAAGAAGGGCTATTGAAGTTGCAAAAACTAGCTTAGAAGATATAACATACCACTCCTCAATAACTTATAAATTACCTGAATCAGATAAAACAATGATAGGTTTTGCTCCAGAAACATCTATATATGGTAGAAAACCAATAGAAAATTTCTTGAGAAAGTTATTTTATGCACTTCTAAATAAAAAGGAAGTAAAAGTTCAATATGGAGCTATAAAAGGAGGAACTGTTGATCCTAATGTTAAATGGGAGGATGGTTATTTAGTATTTGCTAAGGTTAAATCTCTACTCTCTCCTGGAGAAGTGTTAGCTGTAGCAGTTTTAGAAGATGGAAAACCTAAAGTTTATAATCTTTTTACAAACTTAGAATCTATTAGGATAAAGAAAAAAATGGTAGGAGAAGAAGAAAAAGATGTTCTTGAAATAAAACAGATTAAAGGAAATGAGAATATAACATCATATTTATATGTAGAGCCAAGAGAAAGGTTATTTATATTAAGATATATTGAAAACCTAACTAAATATAAAAATGTAGTTAAAGACTTATTACCAAAAACTGAGGATGAATTAACATCTGAGTTTGCTGCTGAAGAATTCTCAGGAGAAAGAATAAAAAGTGAATTAGAAAAACTAACTCCACAAGAGCAAGAAATATTGATGGCACTATACACAGGAATCTCATCATTAGATTTACCAAATATGTTAAATATGGATGTTGATGAAGTAGAGAGGATATTAGATGATCTGATTGAAAAGGGGTTAGTTACTTTAGTAAGAGTAAGAAAAGAAGTGGAATTGTCTGAAAAAGGTAGGGCAATAACTAATTATATAGTTAGTAATTTCTAA
- the cobN gene encoding cobaltochelatase subunit CobN produces MVKIAFISTVDNDDLTFEEAYKEIKDIIEFKILDAKCSEEEFKEFLKFVKDANIVFTKLMGGKEAFKYYDELKEFLLKNNIPFLPLPTTSEFYPELERDVTVSEEIKEEVRKYLSYEGVENYKNLLLYLANKFGDCSIPYDKPKPMPWQGIYYKGKCYENLEEYLKLFKDLNKPKIGILFYRNWFISRNIEYVDYLIEIIEKKGGIPIALFSSHLKNEFGSLGIDENFKRFFYYNNKPIIDVLINTTMFTLSMGVKNDITNEPEFLIDLNVPILQGIVSTDYIENWIKGYSINPIDLVIGMAMPEFDGAIIHFPIAGKEKVKDGDVGVPIIKYKAIKDRAEKIVDLAIKYANLRLKNNKEKRIAIILHNYPPRNDKIASAFGLDSPESVVRLLKELKKRGFHVERLYKNGNELINELLKYPTNDKNFITDEIIKKAVGKIKREDYKKWFNSLSEKVKKELIENWGEIPGNVMNFNGELIIPGIINGNIFISVQPPRGFNEDPSAIYHDPKKPPTHYYIAFYKWIKEVFKADAIMHIGKHGSLEWLPGKGAGLSKDCYPDICMELPNIYPYIVNNPGEGTQAKRRGYATIISHLIPPMTISELYGDLEELERMIDEYYETEKEKKEFLKEEIKKKIKELKLDEDLIDKNINANDFEELLREVHNYLQDLKNRQINDGLHILGKPLDGEKLINMIFMIVRYQFEYLKTIAKILNYDWDELNKNKGKNHKIIDKINKIGIEVIKEFIENEFKIEKISVIKVNDELKKILEIIKNIYDNLMRVKEEIDYAVNALHGYYVPPKVAGAPTKDINCLPTGRNFYSCNPQEIPTKAAYEMGKRLAEELLKKYLEEEGKYPERVGLIVWGSPTMRTKGDDVAEFLYLLGVKPVWNKMGRVVDLEIIPLEELKRPRIDVIARVSGFFRDAFPQLLKLMDKAVNMVANLDEPDDMNFVKKHYKEEIKKFKKFYRIFSDKPGTYGAGISNLLESKNWKSLEDLAKVYVEWGGYAYGENTYGEEAKELFKYNLSKIELTVKNEDSQEWDIFEGDDFNSYHGGMIAAVRYYSKKKPKSYVGDTSCGIKIKNLKEEGKEVFRTKILNPKWINGLKRHGYKGASDFSKYIDHIFQWDATSDIVEDWMYEKIAEKYVFDKKMEEFFKENNPYALLNITERLLEAIERGLWKADDEMKEKLRKKYLEIEGMIEERL; encoded by the coding sequence ATGGTAAAGATAGCTTTTATATCAACAGTAGATAATGATGACCTAACTTTTGAAGAAGCTTATAAAGAGATAAAAGATATTATAGAGTTTAAAATTTTGGATGCTAAATGTTCAGAAGAAGAATTTAAAGAGTTTTTAAAGTTTGTTAAGGATGCAAATATAGTATTTACAAAACTAATGGGTGGAAAAGAAGCATTTAAATATTATGATGAATTAAAAGAATTTTTATTAAAAAATAACATTCCTTTTTTACCATTACCTACTACAAGTGAGTTTTATCCAGAATTAGAAAGAGATGTCACAGTAAGTGAAGAGATAAAAGAAGAAGTTAGAAAATATTTAAGTTATGAGGGAGTTGAAAATTATAAGAATCTTTTATTGTACTTGGCTAACAAATTTGGAGATTGCTCTATACCTTATGACAAGCCAAAACCTATGCCTTGGCAAGGAATTTATTATAAAGGAAAATGTTATGAGAACTTAGAAGAATATTTAAAATTATTTAAAGATTTAAATAAACCAAAAATAGGAATTCTCTTTTATAGAAATTGGTTTATATCTAGAAATATTGAATATGTTGATTATTTAATAGAGATTATTGAAAAGAAAGGAGGAATTCCAATAGCTCTCTTTTCTTCTCACTTAAAAAATGAATTTGGTAGTTTAGGAATAGATGAGAATTTTAAAAGGTTTTTCTATTATAATAACAAGCCAATTATTGATGTTTTAATAAACACTACTATGTTTACACTCTCAATGGGTGTTAAGAATGATATTACTAATGAACCTGAATTTTTAATAGATTTAAATGTTCCTATTTTGCAGGGAATAGTTAGTACTGATTATATTGAGAACTGGATAAAGGGATATAGCATTAACCCAATTGATCTAGTTATTGGTATGGCAATGCCAGAGTTTGATGGGGCAATAATTCATTTTCCAATTGCTGGAAAAGAAAAAGTTAAAGATGGAGATGTAGGAGTTCCAATTATAAAATATAAAGCTATAAAAGATAGGGCTGAGAAGATTGTTGATTTAGCTATAAAATATGCAAATCTAAGATTGAAAAATAATAAAGAAAAGAGAATAGCAATAATACTTCACAACTACCCTCCAAGAAATGATAAAATAGCCAGTGCATTTGGTTTAGATAGCCCAGAAAGTGTTGTTAGGTTGTTAAAAGAATTAAAGAAGAGAGGATTTCATGTAGAAAGATTGTATAAAAATGGAAATGAACTAATAAATGAGCTTTTAAAATATCCTACAAATGATAAAAATTTCATAACTGATGAAATAATTAAAAAAGCTGTTGGAAAAATAAAGAGGGAGGATTATAAAAAATGGTTTAACTCTCTTTCTGAAAAAGTTAAAAAAGAGTTAATAGAAAATTGGGGAGAAATTCCTGGTAATGTTATGAATTTCAACGGAGAATTAATTATTCCTGGAATAATAAATGGAAATATCTTTATTTCTGTTCAACCACCAAGAGGGTTTAATGAAGACCCTTCAGCTATTTATCATGATCCAAAAAAACCACCAACACATTATTATATTGCATTTTATAAATGGATTAAAGAAGTTTTTAAAGCTGATGCTATTATGCATATTGGTAAACATGGAAGTTTAGAATGGCTCCCAGGAAAAGGAGCAGGATTATCTAAGGATTGCTATCCAGACATTTGTATGGAACTACCAAATATTTACCCATATATAGTCAATAATCCTGGAGAGGGTACACAGGCAAAGAGAAGGGGATATGCAACAATAATAAGCCACCTAATCCCTCCAATGACAATCTCTGAATTATATGGTGATTTAGAAGAGTTAGAAAGGATGATAGATGAATATTATGAAACTGAAAAAGAGAAAAAAGAATTTTTAAAAGAAGAAATAAAGAAAAAGATAAAAGAATTGAAATTAGATGAAGATCTAATAGATAAAAACATAAATGCAAATGATTTTGAAGAACTTTTAAGAGAGGTTCATAATTATCTACAAGATTTAAAAAATAGACAAATAAATGATGGTCTTCATATTTTAGGGAAACCTTTAGATGGAGAAAAACTAATTAATATGATATTTATGATTGTCAGATATCAGTTTGAATATCTAAAAACTATAGCTAAAATATTAAACTACGATTGGGATGAGTTGAATAAAAATAAAGGTAAGAATCATAAAATTATTGATAAAATAAATAAGATAGGTATAGAAGTCATTAAAGAATTTATTGAAAATGAGTTTAAAATAGAAAAAATAAGTGTTATAAAAGTTAATGATGAACTAAAGAAAATTCTTGAGATAATTAAGAACATTTATGATAATTTAATGAGAGTTAAAGAAGAAATAGATTATGCTGTCAATGCTCTACATGGTTATTATGTACCTCCCAAAGTAGCTGGTGCTCCTACAAAAGACATAAACTGTCTACCAACAGGAAGAAATTTCTATTCTTGCAATCCTCAAGAAATTCCTACAAAGGCTGCTTATGAAATGGGAAAAAGATTAGCTGAAGAGTTATTAAAAAAATATTTAGAGGAGGAAGGAAAATATCCTGAAAGAGTAGGATTGATTGTATGGGGCTCTCCAACTATGAGGACTAAAGGAGATGATGTGGCTGAATTTTTATACCTTTTAGGAGTAAAACCGGTTTGGAATAAAATGGGTAGAGTAGTTGATTTAGAGATAATTCCATTAGAAGAACTTAAAAGACCTAGAATTGATGTTATTGCAAGAGTATCAGGGTTCTTCAGAGATGCTTTTCCTCAACTTTTAAAGCTGATGGATAAAGCTGTCAATATGGTAGCTAATTTGGATGAACCTGATGATATGAACTTTGTTAAAAAACATTATAAAGAGGAAATTAAAAAGTTTAAAAAGTTTTATAGGATTTTCAGTGATAAACCTGGGACTTATGGGGCAGGAATATCTAACCTATTAGAGAGTAAAAATTGGAAAAGTTTGGAAGATCTTGCTAAAGTCTATGTAGAGTGGGGAGGTTATGCATATGGGGAAAACACTTATGGGGAAGAGGCTAAGGAACTGTTCAAATATAATTTATCAAAGATAGAGTTAACTGTTAAAAATGAAGATAGTCAAGAGTGGGATATTTTTGAAGGAGATGATTTTAATAGCTACCATGGAGGTATGATAGCTGCTGTAAGATATTACTCTAAGAAAAAACCAAAAAGTTATGTTGGAGACACTAGTTGTGGAATTAAAATAAAAAATCTAAAAGAAGAAGGTAAAGAAGTGTTCAGAACAAAAATATTAAATCCTAAGTGGATTAATGGATTAAAAAGACATGGTTATAAAGGAGCAAGTGATTTTTCAAAATATATAGATCATATCTTTCAATGGGATGCTACATCAGATATAGTAGAGGATTGGATGTATGAGAAGATAGCTGAAAAGTATGTTTTTGATAAAAAAATGGAAGAGTTTTTTAAAGAAAACAATCCTTATGCTCTTTTAAATATAACTGAGAGATTATTAGAAGCCATAGAAAGAGGTTTATGGAAAGCTGATGATGAAATGAAAGAGAAGTTAAGGAAGAAATATTTAGAAATAGAGGGTATGATAGAGGAAAGATTATGA
- a CDS encoding radical SAM protein translates to MKFLILKVTDRCNLNCKYCYSLNKNNEDMKFRIAKKAINYLLNFDDNIKIQFTGGEPLLNFKLIEKVVNYTEDKGNFRYAIQTNGTLLGNYVEEIKELGINVGVSIDGLEVNDELRPYKDGRCSTLDTIKGIYLLEKYDIPFGVTIVVTNKNLPYLEEFVGYLIAVGVKSFSFDLLKPKKREDLKLMPNIREFEKVLNNLSKYPVYIKNLYQRKDNYCFLNKGDLLFVNEIGDIYPCPTLEGYFYMGNIKNFNGELFKAKSKGCFAREYLYKKLLREEKLWAGLNI, encoded by the coding sequence ATGAAATTTTTAATTTTAAAAGTAACAGATAGATGCAATTTAAACTGTAAATATTGCTACTCTTTAAATAAAAATAATGAAGATATGAAATTTAGAATAGCTAAGAAAGCCATTAACTACCTCTTAAATTTTGATGATAATATAAAGATCCAATTTACTGGAGGAGAACCATTATTAAATTTCAAATTAATTGAGAAGGTTGTTAATTATACAGAAGATAAAGGAAATTTTAGATATGCTATTCAAACAAATGGTACTTTGTTAGGTAATTATGTAGAAGAAATTAAGGAGTTAGGTATAAATGTTGGGGTTAGTATTGATGGTTTGGAAGTTAATGATGAATTGAGACCTTATAAAGATGGTAGATGTTCAACATTAGATACAATAAAAGGGATATACTTATTGGAAAAATATGATATACCCTTTGGAGTTACTATTGTAGTAACAAATAAAAATCTCCCCTATTTGGAAGAGTTTGTTGGTTATTTAATTGCAGTAGGGGTTAAGAGTTTTAGTTTTGATTTATTAAAACCTAAGAAGAGAGAGGATTTAAAATTAATGCCAAATATTAGGGAGTTTGAAAAAGTTCTTAATAACTTATCTAAATATCCAGTATATATAAAAAATCTTTATCAAAGAAAAGATAATTACTGTTTTTTAAATAAAGGGGATTTATTATTTGTTAATGAAATTGGAGACATCTATCCATGCCCTACTTTAGAAGGATATTTTTATATGGGAAATATTAAGAATTTTAATGGAGAATTATTTAAGGCTAAATCTAAGGGATGCTTTGCAAGAGAATATTTATATAAAAAATTATTAAGGGAAGAAAAGTTATGGGCAGGATTGAATATTTAA
- a CDS encoding ATP-dependent helicase: protein MGRIEYLKKEYSDEEIYEILEKPVREWFKRKYGSFTPPQRYAIKEIHEKKNVLICSPTGSGKTLSAFLAGINELIKLSMEKKLEDKIYILYISPLRALNNDIEKNLKEPLKEIKKIAKEMNIDLDEIRVAVRTSDTTNYQKQKMLKKPPHILITTPESLAIALNSPKFSKYLEDVRYVIVDEVHALINKRGVHLTLSLERLNYKANFVRIGLSATISPLEEVAKFLVGDRDCYIVDVSYKKEIEIKVISPVDDFIYSSSEEITNNLYKLLKDLILKHKTTLIFTNTRSATERVVYNLRKLGIDAEAHHSSLSREHRLDVENRLKKGEIKVIVSSATLELGVDIGSIDLVILLGSPKSVARALQRIGRSGHKLHEKSKGILIPFDRDDLVENTVLCYNAINRKIDRVKIPKNCLDVLCQHIVGMALEKIWDVDEAYNLIKKAYPYKDLKKEDFLDVLKYLSGGIEEKNVYAKIWFEDNKFGKRGKSVRVIYYMNTGTIPDEASIEVYEGSRYIGEIEEEFAEKLMKGDIFVLAGKTYKFLGGKGNRIMVKSAPDEKPTIPSWFSEQLPLAYDLALDIEKFREEALKEDLEKLREKYNVDDKTAKAIKSYMIEQEKYAILPNEKRLLIESFIEGKRRYYVFHFVAGRRANEALARAFANYISKIKNCNVRILVNDYNIALILPKKIKLNKKEIEKLFNIDIIENVKESIERSEILKRRFRHVAVRGFMVLRRYLGKKLSVEKQQYNAEVLLEYCKEVNHPLYRETVREILEDYLDIDNALDYYKKVKKREKIFLELLYPSPFSFNIFSSSSDVVLMEDKRKMIAELHKKIMEFIKSKRC, encoded by the coding sequence ATGGGCAGGATTGAATATTTAAAAAAAGAGTATTCTGATGAAGAAATATATGAAATATTAGAAAAACCTGTTAGAGAATGGTTTAAAAGGAAATATGGTTCATTTACTCCTCCACAGAGATATGCAATAAAAGAAATTCATGAGAAGAAAAATGTATTAATTTGTTCCCCAACAGGATCAGGTAAAACATTATCAGCTTTTTTGGCTGGTATTAATGAATTAATAAAATTAAGTATGGAAAAAAAGTTAGAGGATAAGATATACATTTTATACATATCTCCATTAAGGGCATTAAATAATGATATTGAGAAAAATTTAAAAGAACCATTAAAAGAGATTAAAAAGATAGCTAAAGAAATGAACATTGATTTAGATGAAATTAGGGTTGCTGTTAGAACAAGTGACACCACTAATTATCAAAAACAGAAAATGCTTAAAAAACCTCCTCATATTTTAATAACTACTCCAGAATCTTTAGCTATAGCTTTAAATTCTCCAAAATTTTCAAAATATCTGGAAGATGTTAGATATGTTATAGTTGATGAAGTTCATGCTTTAATAAATAAGAGAGGGGTTCATTTAACTTTATCTTTAGAAAGATTAAATTATAAAGCTAACTTTGTTAGAATTGGATTATCAGCAACAATATCTCCATTAGAGGAAGTAGCAAAGTTTTTAGTAGGGGATAGAGATTGTTATATAGTAGATGTCTCATATAAAAAAGAGATTGAAATAAAAGTTATATCTCCTGTAGATGATTTTATTTACAGTTCTTCTGAAGAGATTACTAACAATTTATATAAACTATTAAAGGATTTAATTTTAAAGCATAAAACCACATTAATATTCACTAACACAAGAAGTGCTACTGAAAGAGTAGTTTATAATCTAAGAAAGTTAGGTATAGATGCTGAAGCTCATCACTCATCTCTTAGTAGAGAGCACAGATTAGATGTTGAAAATAGATTAAAAAAGGGAGAAATTAAAGTAATTGTGAGTTCAGCAACTTTAGAGTTGGGTGTAGATATTGGAAGCATAGATTTGGTTATCTTACTAGGCTCACCTAAGAGTGTAGCAAGAGCTTTACAAAGAATTGGAAGAAGTGGGCATAAGTTACATGAAAAGAGTAAGGGAATCCTGATTCCATTTGATAGAGATGACCTAGTAGAAAATACAGTTCTTTGTTATAATGCAATAAATAGGAAAATAGATAGAGTTAAGATTCCAAAAAATTGCTTAGATGTCCTTTGTCAACACATTGTAGGCATGGCTTTGGAAAAGATTTGGGATGTAGATGAGGCTTATAATTTGATAAAAAAAGCTTATCCTTATAAAGATCTTAAAAAAGAAGATTTCTTAGATGTTTTAAAATACCTTTCTGGAGGTATTGAAGAAAAAAATGTATATGCTAAAATATGGTTTGAAGATAATAAGTTTGGTAAGAGAGGTAAGAGTGTTAGGGTTATATATTATATGAACACTGGGACAATTCCTGATGAAGCTAGTATAGAAGTTTATGAAGGTAGTAGATATATTGGTGAGATTGAAGAAGAGTTTGCTGAAAAATTGATGAAGGGAGATATATTTGTTTTAGCAGGGAAAACATATAAATTTTTAGGAGGGAAGGGTAATAGGATAATGGTTAAATCAGCTCCTGATGAAAAACCAACAATTCCATCATGGTTTTCTGAACAGCTACCTTTAGCCTATGATCTAGCCTTAGATATAGAAAAATTTAGAGAAGAAGCATTAAAAGAAGATTTGGAAAAACTAAGAGAAAAATATAATGTAGATGATAAAACAGCTAAAGCTATAAAAAGTTATATGATAGAGCAAGAAAAATATGCTATTTTACCTAATGAAAAGAGATTATTAATAGAGAGCTTTATAGAGGGAAAAAGGAGATATTATGTTTTCCACTTTGTTGCGGGTAGAAGAGCTAATGAAGCTCTAGCAAGAGCATTTGCTAATTATATATCAAAAATAAAGAATTGTAATGTTAGAATTTTAGTTAATGATTACAATATTGCTTTAATTTTACCTAAAAAAATTAAATTGAATAAAAAGGAAATAGAAAAACTTTTTAATATTGATATAATAGAAAATGTGAAAGAATCAATAGAAAGGAGTGAAATTTTAAAAAGAAGATTTAGGCATGTAGCAGTTAGAGGATTTATGGTGTTAAGGAGATATTTAGGTAAAAAACTATCAGTTGAAAAACAGCAATATAATGCTGAAGTTTTATTAGAATATTGCAAAGAGGTTAATCATCCATTATATAGAGAAACAGTAAGAGAGATATTAGAGGATTATTTAGATATAGATAATGCTTTAGATTATTATAAAAAAGTTAAAAAAAGAGAGAAAATATTTTTAGAGCTACTATACCCTTCCCCCTTTTCTTTCAATATATTTTCATCATCTTCAGATGTTGTATTAATGGAGGATAAAAGGAAAATGATAGCTGAATTGCATAAGAAGATAATGGAATTTATAAAATCCAAAAGATGTTAA
- the hisC gene encoding histidinol-phosphate transaminase: MIREVVKKLKPYVPGKSIEELKRMYGLKEIIKLGSNENPWGCSPKVKEAILKEINNIHHYPEPINPILMEELSMFLNVDKNNIIVGGDGADEVIDTLFKTFVDKGDEVIIPIPTFTQYRVSAQIYDAKIKFAKFDKKNGFKLDVESVLNNITNRTKLIFLCSPNNPTGNVIENRDIERILKETEAIVVIDHAYIEYADKKYDWSRKVLKYNNAIVLRTFSKVFGLAGMRIGYGIANEEIINYMMRVKPVFSLTRLSQVAAIEALRDKEFLDFSIKNGIKSREMLYSGLKRLGIKVYPSQANYVLAEIENGKMVYEELLKRGVIVRSCSSFDGLDERYLRISIGKFEEIEKFLSILEGILYDIGNR, translated from the coding sequence ATGATAAGGGAGGTTGTGAAGAAATTAAAACCATATGTTCCAGGAAAATCAATAGAGGAATTAAAAAGAATGTATGGATTAAAAGAGATCATTAAACTAGGGTCTAATGAGAATCCTTGGGGATGTTCTCCAAAGGTGAAAGAGGCTATATTGAAAGAGATCAATAATATTCATCATTATCCTGAACCAATAAACCCTATTTTAATGGAAGAATTAAGCATGTTTTTAAATGTTGATAAAAATAATATCATTGTTGGTGGTGATGGGGCGGATGAGGTGATAGACACTCTCTTTAAAACATTTGTTGATAAAGGAGATGAGGTTATTATCCCAATTCCAACTTTTACACAATATAGAGTTTCTGCTCAAATATACGATGCTAAAATAAAGTTTGCTAAGTTTGATAAAAAGAATGGATTTAAGTTAGATGTTGAAAGTGTTTTAAATAATATAACCAATAGGACTAAACTAATATTTTTATGTTCTCCTAACAACCCAACAGGAAATGTTATAGAAAACAGAGATATTGAAAGGATTTTAAAAGAAACTGAAGCCATTGTAGTTATTGACCATGCATATATTGAATATGCTGACAAAAAATATGATTGGAGTAGGAAAGTGTTAAAATATAATAATGCTATAGTTTTAAGGACATTTTCAAAAGTTTTTGGATTAGCAGGAATGAGAATTGGCTATGGAATAGCTAATGAAGAGATTATAAATTATATGATGAGGGTCAAACCTGTATTCAGTTTGACAAGATTGTCTCAAGTTGCAGCTATAGAAGCTTTGAGAGATAAAGAATTCTTAGATTTTAGTATAAAGAATGGAATAAAAAGTAGAGAAATGTTATACAGCGGTCTAAAAAGATTAGGAATAAAGGTTTATCCTTCACAGGCAAACTATGTTTTGGCTGAAATTGAAAATGGAAAAATGGTTTATGAGGAGTTATTAAAAAGAGGTGTTATAGTTAGAAGCTGTTCATCTTTTGATGGGCTTGATGAAAGATATTTAAGAATATCTATAGGAAAATTTGAAGAAATAGAAAAATTTTTAAGTATATTGGAGGGGATTTTATATGATATTGGGAATAGATGA
- the cofF gene encoding coenzyme gamma-F420-2:alpha-L-glutamate ligase, with the protein MVKITILSPEAKGRTVWALKEEIEKLNAKAEIFLLAENDNLITYDFSLETDLIHSRCGIGFYNDKLTLYSWQVMNSLDAKFVNSLETVYLTSDKFKTIRILHKNNILTPKTALIRDYDDAIKFMEKYGLEFPVVIKKSFSKCGVSVFLAKNEEELWRLTKDAIYECKIIQEFINFKNNGYYKDIRVLVVDDEIVGGYSRVSKDFRTNIHLGNNVEKINLNDEVKEIALKCAEISKAKILGVDILPKMGKYYVIELNSAPGTEGFRKLGVNADKKIAELLVREAKK; encoded by the coding sequence ATGGTTAAGATAACCATTTTATCTCCAGAAGCTAAAGGAAGAACTGTTTGGGCTTTAAAGGAAGAGATAGAAAAGCTTAATGCGAAAGCAGAAATATTTTTATTGGCTGAAAATGATAATTTGATCACTTATGACTTTTCTTTAGAAACTGATCTTATTCATTCAAGATGTGGAATTGGATTCTATAATGATAAGCTTACCCTTTATTCATGGCAAGTTATGAATAGTTTAGATGCCAAGTTTGTTAATTCTTTAGAAACTGTGTATTTAACATCTGACAAATTCAAAACTATTAGAATATTACATAAGAATAACATCCTTACTCCCAAAACTGCATTAATTAGAGATTATGATGATGCTATAAAATTTATGGAGAAGTATGGGTTAGAATTTCCAGTAGTTATAAAAAAATCATTCTCAAAATGTGGAGTTAGTGTTTTTTTGGCAAAGAATGAGGAAGAGTTGTGGAGGTTAACTAAAGATGCTATATATGAGTGTAAAATAATTCAAGAATTTATAAACTTTAAAAATAATGGGTATTATAAGGATATAAGAGTGTTAGTTGTAGATGATGAAATTGTTGGAGGTTATAGTAGAGTAAGTAAAGACTTTAGAACAAACATACATTTAGGAAATAATGTTGAAAAGATCAATTTAAATGATGAGGTGAAAGAAATAGCATTAAAATGTGCAGAAATATCTAAAGCTAAAATTTTAGGAGTTGATATTCTTCCAAAAATGGGGAAGTATTATGTTATTGAACTCAACTCTGCACCTGGAACTGAAGGATTTAGAAAGTTAGGAGTAAATGCTGATAAAAAAATAGCTGAATTATTAGTTAGAGAAGCAAAAAAGTGA